Proteins encoded in a region of the Lathamus discolor isolate bLatDis1 chromosome Z, bLatDis1.hap1, whole genome shotgun sequence genome:
- the CHST8 gene encoding carbohydrate sulfotransferase 8, with the protein MRLTCMFSFILLFGAAGLVVFIHLQDPEEIVHQQTPGIKHNMGFQPPRKDCISSNNPDRSLRKNTVDSVATVKQSDSLHPSENVPTKLQSTDRRQSSIMFAMKDQQNSEENNSIRLHKRRRRFIIKKSPILISINSSILNLPTLKSEDRNNDKWKNLYQIQRERKQIMRETCSKYKSNNRRIITPYHVSRIFVEDKYRVLYCEVPKAGCSNWKRVLMVLNGLASSTKDIQHNTVHYGNYLKRLDGFDHKGIYHRLNTYTKMLFIREPFEKLVSAFRDKFEHPNNYYHPVFGKAIISRYRVNATKEALRTGAGVTFKEFIQYLLDVHRPVGMDIHWDHVNRLCSPCLIDYDFVGKFESMEEDANFFLHLIGAPQNLTFPKFKDRHSNEERTTSKITKQYFAQLSPSQRQQSYDFYYMDYLMFNYSKPFEDLY; encoded by the exons gGATAAAACATAACATGGGATTCCAGCCACCAAGAAAA GACTGCATTTCTAGCAACAACCCCGACAgaagtttaagaaaaaatactgtagaCAGTGTAGCAACAGTAAAGCAGAGCGATTCATTACACCCATCTGAAAACGTGCCCACTAAGCTTCAAAGCACAGACAGAAGGCAAAGCAGCATAATGTTTGCTATGAAAGATCAAcagaacagtgaagaaaataattccatCAGGCTCCATAAACGAAGGAGGAgatttataattaaaaagagCCCAATTCTGATTTCAATAAACAGCTCCATTCTGAACCTGCCCACGCTTAAATCTGAGGATAGAAACAATGACAAATGGAAAAATCTCTATCAGatccaaagagaaagaaagcagattaTGAGAGAAACTTGTTCCAAGTACAAGAGTAATAACAGAAGAATAATCACTCCTTATCATGTTTCTAGAATATTTGTAGAAGATAAATACAGAGTTCTATACTGTGAAGTTCCAAAAGCAGGCTGCTCTAACTGGAAGCGAGTGCTTATGGTTCTCAACGGGCTGGCTTCTTCCACAAAAGATATACAGCACAATACAGTGCACTATGGAAACTATTTAAAAAGACTGGATGGGTTTGATCACAAAGGAATTTATCATCGGCTCAACACTTACACAAAGATGCTTTTCATTCGTGAGCCTTTTGAAAAGCTGGTATCTGCATTTCGGGACAAGTTTGAACACCCAAACAACTACTACCATCCGGTTTTTGGAAAAGCTATCATTTCCAGATATCGTGTCAATGCCACCAAAGAAGCATTAAGGACAGGCGCTGGAGTCACATTTAAAGAGTTCATTCAGTATCTCCTGGATGTACATAGGCCAGTGGGTATGGATATCCACTGGGACCATGTCAACAGGCTTTGCAGCCCATGTTTAATAGACTACGACTTTGTTGGGAAGTTTGAAAGTATGGAAGAAGATGCAAACTTCTTCTTGCACTTAATTGGTGCTCCACAAAATTTAACTTTCCCCAAGTTTAAAGATAGGCACTCCAATGAAGAAAGAACTACCAGTAAAAttacaaaacagtattttgcacAGCTTTCTCCTTCTCAACGACAACAAAGCTATGACTTTTACTATATGGATTACTTGATGTTTAACTACTCAAAACCTTTTGAAGATTTATATTGA